One Candidatus Chazhemtobacterium aquaticus genomic window, ATAAACCTGCTCAAACGGTATCTGGTCAGTCAAATAAATCCCCAGCATCAACATCCTCATTACCCAAAATACCAAGATGTCATATGCCGTCTCCATCACCGTAGTCGGATAATAATACTCAAAATCGCCTGGCTTATTGGTTTTTAACGTCAACACTGGCCATTGACCCGAGCTAAACCAGGTATCAAAAGTGTCCTCCTCCTGAACAAATCCGTCCCCTGGTTTTGTCTTACTCACCACATAATCCTCTCCATTACCATCCTCCTTGTACCACACAGGCATTCTAATTCCCCACACAATCTGCCTACTTACATTCCAGTCGCGGAGATTACTTAACCAATGCCTCAGGATTTTTTCTCTTCCCGGACCATGAATCCTGATCTTGTTTTGATCCAGTGCCTCGATCGCCCGTTTCGCCAACGGCTTGACCCTGATAAAAAATTGTTTCTTAGGTAATGGCTCAATTGCTCTTCCGCATCGATAACAAGTTCCCACTCGACTCACATAATTCTCATCGACCTTTTCTATCAAACCCTTTTTCTCAAGCTCCTCAACTACCATCTCTCTCGCTTTGTCTACTTTCTCACCGGCTAACCATCCCCCCAACTCAGTAATCCTACCTTTTTCGTCAATAGCCTGTCTTTTTGGTAGACCATGTCTCTCTGCCACTTCCCAGTCGTTATGATCATGAGCGGGTGTTAGTTTCACCACGCCTGTGCCAAAATCAGGATCCACGAAACTATCTTCAATAATCTCCATTTCCTCACCACTCAATGGATTAATTACTTTTTTTCCGACAAGACCCTTCTTGCTCTCATCATTCGGATTAACAGCCAAGTGTGTATCTGCAAATATTGGTTCTGGCCTGACTGTCGCCACTACCACAAATTCTTTTGGGTTCTCAACCAGGGGATAGCGGATATAGTACAAAGGAACTCTTCTTTCTTCATACTCCACCTCTAAATCCGAGTAGCTTGTTCCACATTTTACACAGTAATTAACCAACTTCTCGTCACGATAAATCAGGCCATCCTTGTTTAGTTTAATAAAGGTTTCTTGTGCCAGCTCAACAATATCTTTATCAAGAGTAAACTTATATCTACTCCAATCTGCACTTGCTCC contains:
- a CDS encoding valine--tRNA ligase, with product MDKTYEFKNNEEKVYRKWEQSGIFAAPEAKEAKKRGQEPFCVIMPPPNANDPMHVGHAMFVTIEDIIVRYHRMKGDAVLWLPGTDHAGIETQYVFEKKLAKEGKSRFDFSRAELYEMLWDYVQKNGQTAIEQMKRLGASADWSRYKFTLDKDIVELAQETFIKLNKDGLIYRDEKLVNYCVKCGTSYSDLEVEYEERRVPLYYIRYPLVENPKEFVVVATVRPEPIFADTHLAVNPNDESKKGLVGKKVINPLSGEEMEIIEDSFVDPDFGTGVVKLTPAHDHNDWEVAERHGLPKRQAIDEKGRITELGGWLAGEKVDKAREMVVEELEKKGLIEKVDENYVSRVGTCYRCGRAIEPLPKKQFFIRVKPLAKRAIEALDQNKIRIHGPGREKILRHWLSNLRDWNVSRQIVWGIRMPVWYKEDGNGEDYVVSKTKPGDGFVQEEDTFDTWFSSGQWPVLTLKTNKPGDFEYYYPTTVMETAYDILVFWVMRMLMLGIYLTDQIPFEQVYLHGLVRDEKGVKMSKSKGNVLNPIDMIDKYGADALRMALVMSSTPGTDKNVGEETIRGMRNFANKIWNAARFVKMSDVGKNNDQAPGDEKFRKRLSKVVTKVEKQLDDLKVGLAAETVYNEFWHWYCDKCIEQGKEGVISAGELKNGLVVFLKLLHPFVPFVTEFVWQNLNEEEGILIASSWPGYDDMMKK